One Arachis hypogaea cultivar Tifrunner chromosome 2, arahy.Tifrunner.gnm2.J5K5, whole genome shotgun sequence genomic window, CCGCATGCCGCCGCGATTAAGTCACGGAGGAATTTGCAGAAGTTTGCGGCGTTGGGAAGTGGGGAATTGAGTAGTTCGATCGGTGGAATTGGCGATGATTCTGATGTTTCTTCTAGAAGTGAGTTGGGAGAGGGGACTAGTGATAGATTCGAGGGGTTTGAGTCTGGTGTGGTTGAGAAATTCGATGAGTTAGAAAGGAAAGTTGAGGATTTTAGGGATCATAGTGAGAgtagtggtggtgttggtgttgttgatgctGAGGTTGATGGTGGTGCTAACATTGGGGTGGAGAATGATTCTGAGAAGAGGGATTTAGATGTGGTTGACAATGAGAATGATGATTCTGAGAAGAATGTAGTTAGTTCTGCACCTTTTgaccatgatgatgatgatgttgataaaGAGAACGAGAAGAAAATTGATGCAACTATTATTACtaatgttgttgttgatgatgatctTGATGTTGGTGAGAAGGGGATAACTGAGGACGGATTGAAGAGTGAGATCATTATGGTAAGAGAAGAGGCAGTGAATGATGGTACTTTTGTGGAAGAGAGTAAGAGTGAGGTGAATGATATTgtaggtgatggtgatggtgatggtgataatGGTGGTAGTTTGGTAAGTGATGATGTTAGTGAGTTGGTTGAGGAGAGGCTTGAGGAGATGGAAAGTAAAAGGGCTGCTAAGATAGCAGAGAAGAAACTAGAGTCTTTGAAGAAGCCGCTTGAATTGGCAGAAGAATTGGAGAAGAAGCATGCTTCCACTGGTATGCATTTGGAAGAGGGCGCTGCTGCGCAGCCTATGAGACTAGAGGGCGTTAGGAGGGGCTCCACAACACTTGGATATTTCGATGTTGATGCAGATAATGCTGTCACTAGGGCCATCTCGTCCCAAGCATTCAGGCGGGAACATGGTTCTGCACAAGTGTTGGCAGCTCATGCCAATTACATTGCAGTAGGAATGGCCAAGGGACTCATTGTTGTAGTGCCAAGCAAGTATTCCATTCATCATGCTGACAGCATTGATGGAAAGGTTGGTTTCTAATCCGGTGATGCTTTATTTTATGCTACTTCAAGTTCATTGCTCAATGAATCATGGAGGTTTACATTTTTTTCTTGCAAATATCTAGTGTAATATGCTAAATGATCTATAACTTAGTTAACATTTCATTTCTGTACTTTAACATCTAAAATTTCTATATTTGATTTTACGTGAGAGCAGATTCTATCAGTTTTTGAGCTGAAATATTGGAGTTGCTTCCCATAATGAATGAAAAGTTAACATTGCAAGACAAaaggttttatatgtatattaaaaataagaattaaactaataaaaacaaatttttcgTAAAGAAGATTGAGAGATAAAAAATACTGGTCATGCTTTCCTATAAGCATTTGTTTTATGGTAAGATTTGAGTTCAGGCGATAATTCCATTTATCAATATATTTCATTTCCTTGTTAGATGTTGATGCTTGGTATGCAAGGTGATCGAACACATGCTCCTGTAACATCCATGTCTTTCAACCAGCAAGGAGACCTTCTTTTAGCTGGTTATGGGGATGGTCATGTCACAATTTGGGATGTACAGAAAGGTGTAGTGGCGAAAGTTATTAGTGGAGAGCATACATCACCGGTGGTACATGCATTTTTTCTTGGACAGGATCCTCAGAATACTCGTCAATTTAAAGCCGTCACTGGGGATTGTAAGGGTCTGGTTCTCTTACACAGTATCTCAGTGGTCCCTTTGCTTAATAGGTTCACCATTAAAACTCAGGTAAATGGAATTTGTTATCCATGTGTAATGTATATAGCGTAGTATTATCTAGAGGACTTGTGAGTTAATTTAATATTCAATAATCTCATGCTTCTGTTCTTTGTGGAACTTGTATTAATTCTTTAGTGTCTTCTTGATGGGCAAAAAACGGGCTTGGTACTGTCAGCTTCACCACTCCTTCCTGATGAATATAGTGGTAGTGCGTCACCTTATTCCCAGGGGAGCACCACAGCCGCAGCCAGCAGTATAAGTAGCATGATGGGAGGTGTTGTTGGGGGAGATGCTCCTTGGAAACTCTTCAACGAAGGCTCTTCTTTGGTTGAAGAAGGCGTCGTTGTATTTGTCACACATCAGACTGCTTTGGTGGTATGAAGCTCAGATGTTTGTGCTGATTCCATGTActttttatactttaatttttcCTTCATCTTTGTGGAGATCCTTTGTGTATCGTCTACTGAATATGCTAAATCTTTGTTATAGGTACGACTAAGTCCTACATTGCAAGTTTATGCCCAGCTTTCTAGGCCAGATGGAATTCGCGAGGGTTCCATACCATATACCGCATGGAAATACCTGGCACAAACATGTAGTTCTGCTGGTATGGATTCATTTTGTTATATATCATGTTGACTTGTTTCTAAAGATTCCTCTCTTGCAGAAAATACGTCGGCTGATGCTGTTGAAAGAGTATCGTTGCTTGCAATTGCCTGGGAAAGGAAGGTTCAGGTTGCGAAATTGATAAAATCTGAATTAAAAGTATATGGAAAATGGTCTCTTGACAGTGCAGCCATAGGTCTGGCATGGTTGGATGATCAGGTATTAAATCatcaattgtcttcccttttacCCTTCCTTTATCTCTTTCCTTGATTGTTAGTCATAAGGGTATTTAAGAAGATTTTGATCTTCTTCAGATGCTGGTAGTTCTCACTTCGACTGGACAAATGTATCTATGTGCCAAGGATGGAACTGTGATTCACCAAACAAGCTTTGGTGTAGACGGTATTGGAGGCGATGATCTGATTTCTTATCATACTCACTTCATCAATATATTTGGAAACCCTGAGAAAGATTATCATAACTCTGTCGCTGTAAGAGGAGCTTCTATTTACATACTTGGTCCGATGCATCTTGTTGTTTCCCGTCTTCTTCCCTGGAAAGAACGTATTCTAGTTTTGCGGAAAGCGGGTGACTGGATGGGTGCCTTGAACATGGCAATGACTCTTTATGATGGCCATGCTCATGGGGTTGTTGACCTTCCTAGAACCTTGGACGCGGTGCATGAGGCCATAATGCCCTTCTTGTTGGAGTTGCTTACATCATATGTTGATGAAGTATTCTCCTATATTTCAGTAGCCTTCTGCAATCAAATTGGAAAACTGGATGAATCGAGTGATTCAAGTAGCAGAAGTAATTCAGTGCATTCTGAGATAAAGGAGCAATACACACGTGTTGGTGGAGTTGCTGTTGAATTCTGTTGTCATATCAAACGGACAGACATCCTTTTTGATAAAATTTTCTCGAAGTTTGTGGATGTTAATGTTCAACAGAGAGGTAACTTATTGTCTTAGTTTTGTCTGGAACTGGTAGGATATCTAATAAGGCTTCTATTTTCACttcttatttctctctttttgtGCACAAGCCTCAATAATTCTTTTGGTTATTGAAAGATCAATAGTTTGTTGGCATGCTCTCACATTTCAAATACATTCTTTTCCTGTTCAAATGGATAATActgcaaatatttataatatttttctagAAACATTTTTGGAGCTTCTGGAGCCATATATTTTGAAGGACATGCTTGGATCTCTACCACCGGAGGTATTAGCTCATGTCAGGCTTTTTGGCACAGTTGGATGATACAATAGCAAAACTAAGTTTTGGCTTTTGAATTTACATTCTTAATTCTTCTAATACCTTTCTTCTTTGTATTTCTGTCCCTCTTCTCAAGATTATGCAAGAACTGGTAGAGCATTATAGTGCTAAAGGGTGGTTACAACGGGTTGAGCAATGTGTACTTCACATGGATATTTCATCATTGGATTTTAATCAGGTTGTTGTTAGATCTTCTAAAACCTCTTCCCTTGCCCTTTATTTCTTCTATTGGCCTGTCTAACTGTTGAGTGCTTATATTTGATACATTGTTTAGGTGGTCAGATTATGCCGGGAGCATGGCCTGTATAGCGCCCTGGTGTATCTCTTTAATAAAGGACTAAATGACTATAGGGCACCTCTGGAGGAGCTCTTTGAAGTATTACAAAATAGCCAAAAGGATACTGCTGTCGCACTTGGGTATGTTACATCTGtcgtttttaatatattattcttGTTTGCCTTCACTTTATCCATGTAAAACATGTTGCTGCAGAACATTTGTGGACTTGAGAAATACATAGATCTTGTCAATAGACTTATGAATACATTTTCTTTCAAAAaagacatatataaaaaaaagttttgagAAATGTAATTATCATTTATGAGTTGCAAAGTTGTCTTGATGGCAATGTTAGGAACCTAATTAATCATGGGAATATCTCTTAAACATTACGATTGAAAATGTTCCTCCTCCTTGTCAAACATCCTGTGGCAGAATAACGTAACCATTTCAGTATTTCTTTTTCACTGGTCGTGCCATTAAATAAAAAGGATCTTctattgaaaaatgaaaatatgcCTTTCTTATTTGAGCCTAGTTCTGATATTCCATTGGCCTTCAAATGCTAATAAAGTGTCTAGGCTTACTTGGTGGCTGTCTCTACTCTCTAGTATGTACAAGTAAGCTGACAGCAATTTATTTACTACATGTAGGTTTGTTTCTGCTTTTAATGGGTGGTTAAATATACTTTACTTTTTTTGCCTCTTGTTTTAACAGGTATAGAATGCTGGTTTACCTCAAGTACTGTTTTACAGGTCTTGCTTTTCCACCAGGTAATTATTTTCTCTGttcttttatcttatttcgttTTATTTGTCGTCTCAATTAAATGTATTTCAATAGTTCTCGCTAAAGATTATCCGATATTTACAGGCCGTGGAACTATTCCTCCTACACGCTTGCAATCTCTTAGAAAGGAACTTGTAGAGTTTTTGTTAGAAGACTCTAATGCTTCGAAATCACAGGCAAAATCAAACTTAGTTGCAAAACAACCCTGTCTGAATGTATATCTTCTCTTAGAGTTGGACACTGAAGCTACATTAGATGTCCTTAGATGTGCGTTTGATGAAGATGAAATTTCAATTACTGCTTCATCTTCACTGAACTCGGTTGATCAATCCATTgaagaagcaaaggaagaaaATGGTGTTACTGAACATCAAAGTACTTTGGTTCAGAACACAGTAGATGCTCTTGTTAAATTAATTGATATGAAATCTGTTTCACCAGACACGACCTCTAGCAGTGGTGATGATGGGTTGATAAAAGAGTGGCCATTGAAGGACATGGGTTATCTGTTTGAGTTCATTGCCTATTATGTCGCTCTCCAAAGAGCCAAAATCTCAAAGAATGTACTGTGTCAAATATTTGAATATTTGACATCAGAGCGGTACTCTGCAACAAATGTCTTGGTTCATGGTTCAACtccaaaaaatagagagaaacaAGTGCTTGCACTTTTGGAAATACTGCCTGATTCAGACTGGGATGCATCATATGTACTAGAACTTTGTGAGAGAGCTCAATATCACCAAGTGAGTACATGGACCCTTTTGATCATATTAACCTCTTGTTGCCCCAGATGTTTAGGGGTACCAAATATTAACTTTTATCTGGGTAAGTAGTTATTATTTaaccattttatttttgttgggttTTAGGTTTGTGGATTTATTCATTCCATTAGACATGAGTATGTGGCTGCACTGGATAGTTACATGAAAGATTTTAATGAGCCTGTTCATGCTTTCTCCTTTATCAACACAATGCTCTCACGGTTGACTAACAAAGACCATGCTACTATTCGATCAGACATCATATCTCGAATTCCTGAGTTGGTTGAACTAAGCAGGTGATCCTCCTTTATGCTacatttatgatttatttatttctatttatgTTGCCTAATATTCCTTGTTtacattttttcctttttcaattgcATGCAGGCAGGGCACATTTCATATGGTTATCAGTCATTTTAGTGATGAAAATTCTCGTATCATCACTGAACTTCACTCTCATCCAAGAAGTCTGTTCCTTTATTTAAAGACACTCATTGAGCTTCACTTGTTTGGTACCCTAGACTTGTCTAATTTGAGAAAGGGTAATCTTTCTAATGAAAAGCCAGTTAAGGATGACTCACAAGTACTAAGTGATTATATAGAAAATATATCTAATTTCCCCAAATACATTCGTGAAAATCCTATCCATGTACCTGATGATCTGATTGAGCTTTACCTAGAGGTGAGTACTTGTACCAATGTTTTTTCTTTGACACGATAAagtgatttttcttatttttttatgattagttGTGGTGGGAACTTAGCTTAGTTTGATTTTGCAGTTACTATGCCAGTATGAAGGTGGTTCAGTTCTCAAGTTTCTTGAAAAGTTTGATAGCTATCGCGTGGAGCATTGTTTACGCCTATGTCAACAGTATGGCATTATAGATGCTGCTGCATTCTTACTAGAAAGAGTTGGTGATGTGGGTAGCGCTCTTGTACTTACACTCTCTGATTTGAATGATAAGTTTGTTGAAGTTGATGATGCTGTGGAAGCTGTAGTCTCAAAACGTTCCTTACGTGGTTCTTCCCATACAGAAGTTTTCAACGCTGTCTTAAGAATGAAAGAGGTTTGTATAGCTGTTTCTGGAATCTTTAAAGACGCAACTGTGTAGGTTTTGCTTATATATTTGAGGGGTTAAGTAATCTAACATGTTTTATGGTCATTAATCCGACAGGTAAATGACTTGCTCAATTTACTACGTGCCTGTATTGGTCTGTGTCAGCGGAACACCCCTCGACTAAATCCTGAGGAGGCAGAAGCTCATTGGTTTAAACTACTTGACTCGTAAGATTAATATCAATCAATATGTTTTTCCTTTCTTGcttatgtttttatttattagttgATTTGTAGCTTAGTTACAAAGTGCTTAATAAAATGAAAAGTCCTACTATTTGATATTAACTACCTTTCGGTATCATTCAGATTTTGTGAGCCATTTATGGATTCAAATGTTGAAGACAGAGCATATGAAAGAAAACATTATTTTGGGATGCTAGATGGACCAGAAAATTCACAACCGGATAATGAAAGCTATAAGAGCAGATGGAAAATATCTAAGTCTCGTAATGGTCATATAATGAGAAAACTGCTAAGCCAGTTTATCAAAGAAATTGTTGAGGGAATGATCGGTTTTGTTCACCTTCCAACTATCATGTCTAAACTGCTTTCTGATAATGGAACTCAAGAATTTGGGGATTTCAAATTTACCATATTGGGCATGCTGGGAATATACGGCTTCGAAAGAAGAATTCTGGTAAGTTGAAcatgtttcatttttttaattggatcctcTTATCAAACTTTACAAATGTATATGCGTCTCTCTGTGTTCACTGAAAATTCACTATTGAAGGTTCAAATAGAATTTTGTCAAAAGTTGCTTCAATAAACATGGCAATATGGCTTCAATATGAATTTCAAAACTTCCATTCTTTCTTGTATTTGTGGGAAATTCATTTTGTACTGAAATATTGTCTTAAACTTGAAGACCTACATCAGTTTTTTAATGGATTTGAATATTGCTGCAGAAAGTTGCTTGTTGCATTTTATTATCACATTTGGAACTTCTTGTTACTTGCATTGTGACCTTAATCTTGAGGTAATTAATCAAAATCTCGTCTTTCCGTTTCTTCTGCCCTTAGGATGCCGCGAAATCCTTGATAGAGGATGATACATTTTATACTATGAGTTTACTCAAGAAAGGGGCCTCTCACGGATATGCTCCGAGGACTATACTGTGCTGTATTTGCAATGGCCTGCTCACGAAGAACTCCACTAGCTCTGGAATTCGAATTTTCAACTGCGGTCATGCAAGTCATCTACACTGCGAAGGTTTAGAAATCGAGTCATCAAGAAAAGGATCTGCATCTGGATGCCCGGTATGCATGCCTAGCCAGAAACCCCAGCAGTCTAGAAACAAATCAGCCATTGTTGACAATGGCTTGATCAGCAGATTCTCTACAAGACGCCAACCCCCACATGGAAGCCCCATTCCTCCGCATGAAAATGATTTAGCAGAGAATTCTTATGGACATCAACAGATATCACGGGTATTTACACACAAATCACTATATATCAAGGTCATGAATTTTCTGGAGATTTTATTAACCTTAGTGCTGGTTTTGCAGTTTGAGATCTTGAACAGCTTGCAGAAAAATGAGAGATTTATTCAGATAGAAAACTTGCCTCAATTGAGGCTTGCCCCACCTGCTGTATACCATGAAAAGGTAAATAAGGTGATAGATTTTCATGCTGGGGAAAGTAGCAGTAGTAGTTCTGCAGTTTTGGAGAAACAAAGTAGAAACAACAAGCAAAACCGGGAGCTAAGAGTTAAGGGTTCATCAATCAGATTTCCCTTAAAATCAACTATATTTGGTAAGTataattttattcaagaaaacCAGGGGCTGATTGGTGCCTATTTTTACTGTTTGgtttagtataattttgcttcttcttttttttccacaaaatcttaaaaatagaaattattgaaagtgaaaatagaaaataaaaatcgaAACCAAATGTGTTGTTTTTACTTTTTGCTGGTGTTTTAAGATTTCTTACAGGGAACCTGTTTGCAGGCAAGGAGAAGAATAATAAGAGgtgatttctatttttttcaaggACAGAGGGAGCAGTGTTTTATGTGAGACAGAGGTTTAACACTAACCAACTAACTGTACAGGCTAACATTAGATACATCTTCCCTTTTAGTTTTGTCTATAAAGCTTTGGATTTCATTACTCGCTTCAGGAACCATTATTATTCTTTTTGTATCTTATTCTACTTTATGTACATGCTACTAACTGTTGTAACCACACACAAGGTTTTATGTATACGCTGGAAAGGTCATTGTAGTAAGTGTGAGATATATTCTAATGTGATGAGGGAAACTTTTGATTCCTCTCCTTATTTTGTAACCTTTCACACTTTCCTTCCTCCTTTTgcttgtataaaaaaaaaagaaaggaaaaaaaaaataagaagaagaagaaagattcaTTATGCACATATATGTAAGGCTTTTGGTTGGGTTGATATACCCCTTCTTAATGTTGAAAGACCAATGTTCAGCCAGAAACtgagttttaattaattaaacttcCCTCAAACAAACTAATTCATTAATGTTTTTCTTATGCGCCAGATATCAACTTTTTGTAATTATAAAAGAGTGAcccctttttatatttatttttttcctctCATAATAATCATAGTTTTAGAAGAAGAATCAAAAGGAGGAAAACAGAAAGAGCAGTCATCTACAATATCATAATCAAACTGGGGAAAAGGGGGTAGCATATAAGTATCAACAAATTATgtagagaagaaaaataaaggcAGGCATCATCATAAAATGCCATGGAAGAAGAACAAAATTGTAATAAATTAAGGGCCCAACCGGATTCGAACCGGTGACCTCTTGagctgcagtcaaatgctctaccactgagctatggacccaATGTTGTTAAGAAAAGATATTTAGACTTTTTAtagaaatttaatattttataaaattgttgAGATTATGAAAAGGACTTGAAAGATCCATTTGCAATGCCAGGTCGACAGTTAACAAGGATCACATGATCATGCCATTCCACTCCATTAGCTTTATTAATTTAGTTCAAGCCACCCTCCCAATTTTCTAACATTGCCTTTGTCTCTATCCTTGTTCATGATCACACATCATTTTACAGCGACCCTTGAATAGTTGCAATTGCAAACCAGTCAAATATTTTATCCGTCAACATTAGCTTTCTCTTCCtaaaatataaatgcatgtcCTTAGGGGCGGCAACactacccgaacccgcgggtacccaccccgctcggggcgggtaattacccgcccccgCACCGGGGCGGGTTTTAACGGGACGGGTTcttgggcggggcggggcggggtcgggtttaggttgaacccgcccctacccgccccggtatatataatatatatgtaaatatatatatttttaatatataatatatgtaacatatataaaataattagtaaaatgactaataatattatatcatatataaatttttattttaatttatattatgtatgtaaatggtggttatataatttttaaaatttaattttatttgttggatttaataattatagggacgggtaggggcggggtgggtacccgcaggggcgggttagggtttaacattttacaacccgcgggtagggcggGGCGGGTTTGATGCGGGTTTTTTgtagggcggggcggggtcgggtagagcaaaaacccgcccctacccgccccgttgccacccctacatGTCCTCATATTGTCTATGTAGAATGAATAATGTTGGTCGTTATAGGATTTAGTAATTTCCACAAGAAATTACCAAAATTTGAAGCAACCCCATATCATAATCAATTCCTTTACATTTTGCTCCAATGTTTTTGGATGTGTGATGTCATAAGAGAATTCATACTACACTAATATAGTAATATCTATGTGAGAAAATAACAAAGGACATTACATATTTGTATAAGAAATTTCACTTACATTCAAATGCCTTTTCCCAAGTCCATACCTCCTCAACCATAAGATTGcaagtttattattttattattaagttattatgtatcaaatttatataaaattaacttaCCAATAGGCTTATCCTCTTGGTaactagaaaaacaaaataattaatatagGTTTGAGATTTATTAGAGTACTTTTTATAAagcatcttttctttattttttttatacaaaatccaaatattaaattttaattaaagaaaagaaaaatgcaaatTCATTCATACATTTATGAATTCTTGTTGAGGAGTGGACTAAATTATAAGAGTATGCGAATAATACTAGCAAATGTAGGAAAAGTTGGTTGGATTTTTGGTAgcatcctcttcctcctctttatTACATTATTTGTTGGTTACCACATGAAATTTGCACATTTTATCGTGAGTTTAATATATTGAccgtgtaaaatattttattgtctaattatatttatttttttaaaattatttatatgattgatataaaaaataattatttttactaagataatgttatataataattaaatatatatataaaattattttatattaaaattatattaaaaataaattagtatatTATCTATACACTAATTTATTAAACTTTTGTCTtgtagatatttaaattttttaaaatttaaaaatatatttatatttttaattattttaaaaaaattaaaaatttaaatatatttttaactccTCAAAACTTTAAATATTTACAAACTAAAAAATCAATGATCGATTTATTTTTTCCTCTTAACAATATTACATATCCAAATTCCAAAGCTTAATTCGATTTTTGCTAAGTAGCATAGCCTCGTTTCCTCCGCCACCCCCTTTTAGGCTTTCACTTCCCATTTTGGTTCTTGTGAATATAACTTCTcattttccccttccattcatTCCCAATTCATTCACATTTCTTCTCTACTTTCTCTCATTCCCAACATAAACATTGCAGTTGCAGACATTTTCCTCGTTCCCTTTTTCGTTGCAGTCTAGAAAGAATGTCTTTGTCTGCAACCAAGTTCGTGCACCCCATCACAACTCCTCCCTCTACCAGATCCAGTGACAAGCCTCTCTTTTCCACTTTCTTTGGATCCAATCATACCAAGCTTCGCTTCAATAAACCTATTGTAGCTGCTCAACGCCGTTCTTCATCGGCAGCATCTACGTCTTCGCCTGTTGTTGCTGTCTCCGATGTTGTCAAGGAGAAGAAGCTCAAATCAGCCTCCAATCTGGTGACCCTTTATCCTTGTTTCTTCATTTTGtcattcaaaatatcttctttttGTGAATAGCATTATTTTTATGTGATGGGTTTTGGTTGAAAAACCCAACTTTTCACTCAATTCATGTCCTTTTGAATTGTACCCAGTTGGGTTTATATGCTGCATGATTCGAATCAACCTCCAATTTGGTCACCCTTTATTATTGTTTGCTCATTTCACGTTCAGAATCTCTAAATTACTGAACTTTGCACTCAATTCAGCTACTTTGAGTTGGTACCCAATTGGGTTTATAAGCTACATGAACTTCGCTCAATTTATAGAAAAAGGGAGATGTATAGTTTGGACTCCATTTACTTTTTACTATATTTGAGATGTATAATTGCTTCACACTTTGCTGAtgtagatttttttgtttttgtcttgtTTTAGCTAACTGGCTTCTTAGTATCGAGAATAGTGTTCTTATGATGTTTGGTTGTGCAATATTGGTTTGGGAATATGATTTTTGATTATATAGAGATTTTTATTTTGACTTTTTGTGAGCAGCTAATTACTAAAGAGGAAGGCTTGGTGCTCTATGAAGACATGATATTAGGTAGGTTCTTTGAAGATATGTGTGCCCAGATGTATTATAGGGGCAAGATGTTTGGTTTTGTTCACTTGTACAATGGCCAAGAAGCTGTGTCAACTGGATTCATCAAGTTTCTTAAGAAGGAAGATTATGTGGTGAGTACGTACAGGGACCATGTTCATGCCCTTAGTAAGGGGGTCCCGGCTCGTGAAGTGATGAGTGAACTCTTTGGGAAGGCAACGGGTTGCTGCCGAGGTCAGGGCGGTTCGATGCATATGTTCTCAAAACAGTTCAATTTGCTCGGTGGGTTTGCGTTCATTGGTGAAGGAATTCCAGTGGCCACTGGGGCAGCCTTCTCCAGTAAGTACAGAAGGGAGGTGTTGAAAGAACCAGGTGCTGATGAGGTGACATTGGCATTTTTCGGAGATGGGACTTGTAACAATGGACAGTTCTATGAATGCCTTAACATGGCAGCTTTATGGAAATTGCCAATTGTGTTTGTGGTGGAAAACAATTTGTGGGCTATTGGTATGTCACACCTCAGGGCAACTTCTGATCCGCAGATATGGAAGAAGGGACCGGCATTTGGAATGCCCGGGATCCATGTCGATGGGATGGATGTCTTGAAGGTCAGAGAGGTCGCAAAGGAGGCAATTGAAAGAGCTAGAAGAGGAGAGGGACCTACTTTAGTGGAATGTGAGACTTATAGATTTAGAGGACATTCGTTGGCTGATCCTGATGAGCTTCGTGACCCTGGTGAGTATTTAGATTAAGATATATCTAGTTGCAATATGTTATTAATTTTGAAGTGAATATGTTGATCATGATCCTTTGCATTTATCTGCAGTTACATTATGCATGACTGCATTTGTTTAGGTCATATAGATTTTGATGTGTGCACCCCATCTTCAAGGCGGATAATTTTTTTGCATTTGTGCATACTAAAACTTGTTGATGATGGAAAGTCGTCTCACTTTTTCGTTGGCTCTTTGTAAACGCTTATAACTTTGTCGAAGAGTTCTCTTGACTAAGCAACCAGTTCTCTTGATCACTTAATATGTAATTGTTTCTTGGTTTGCCAAATGCGCAAAGGATCTTTATACTCCTATCTTTTCGTACTCGTGTTTTAACTATGGTGATGGCTCAATGCTCTGAATAATTACTAATCAGAATCTGTTTCTTCTTTGGCAGCTGAGAAGGCACACTATGCAGGCAGGGATCCCATCACAGCACTGAAGAAATATCTTTTTGACAACAAGTTAGCCT contains:
- the LOC112734444 gene encoding pyruvate dehydrogenase E1 component subunit alpha-3, chloroplastic, with product MSLSATKFVHPITTPPSTRSSDKPLFSTFFGSNHTKLRFNKPIVAAQRRSSSAASTSSPVVAVSDVVKEKKLKSASNLLITKEEGLVLYEDMILGRFFEDMCAQMYYRGKMFGFVHLYNGQEAVSTGFIKFLKKEDYVVSTYRDHVHALSKGVPAREVMSELFGKATGCCRGQGGSMHMFSKQFNLLGGFAFIGEGIPVATGAAFSSKYRREVLKEPGADEVTLAFFGDGTCNNGQFYECLNMAALWKLPIVFVVENNLWAIGMSHLRATSDPQIWKKGPAFGMPGIHVDGMDVLKVREVAKEAIERARRGEGPTLVECETYRFRGHSLADPDELRDPAEKAHYAGRDPITALKKYLFDNKLASEQELKAIDKKIEELLDDAVEFADESPLPPRSQLLENVFADPKGFGIGPDGKYRCEDPKFTQGTAHV